One segment of Macrotis lagotis isolate mMagLag1 chromosome 1, bilby.v1.9.chrom.fasta, whole genome shotgun sequence DNA contains the following:
- the HTRA4 gene encoding serine protease HTRA4, protein MAVVRGAGAPRPLPLLLWLLSTVAMSSIQVRPAWGPLPCPPTCEPTRCPPLPVCPGGASPQPDRCDCCLECAAGEGQSCGGPWRRPCAPGLRCRVGRASRGPLGTCVCRASEAPVCGNDGRSYQSLCALQAENRAARLRGRLPVVPVEKGGCGRPGSRSPGSLRDKYNFIAEVVEKVAPSVVHLELFRRSPLSNEYTHASSGSGFIVSEDGLIVTNAHVLTNRQRINVELQSGAKYEATVKDIDQKIDLALIKIEPKTDLPVLFLGRSSNLQAGEFVVALGSPFSLQNTVTAGIVSTTQRGGKELGLKDSDMDYIQTDAIINHGNSGGPLLNLDGEVIGINTLKVTAGISFAIPSDRIRQFLEEFYQRQLKGKVLSQKKYLGLRMLPLSMRLLQEMKNQDPDFPDVSSGVFVYEVIQGTPAASSGIRNHDVITSINGQPVTSITDVIEAVKESDFISLVVRRRNEDVVLTIIPEIID, encoded by the exons ATGGCGGTGGTGCGGGGCGCCGGGGCTCCCCGGCCGCTCCCGCTACTGCTCTGGCTGCTGTCCACGGTAGCGATGTCCTCCATCCAGGTGAGACCTGCCTGGGGCCCGCTGCCTTGCCCGCCTACCTGCGAGCCAACCCGCTGTCCCCCCTTGCCAGTCTGCCCCGGGGGGGCGTCGCCGCAACCTGATCGCTGCGACTGCTGCCTGGAGTGCGCTGCGGGCGAAGGGCAAAGCTGCGGGGGCCCTTGGCGCCGGCCCTGCGCCCCGGGGCTGCGGTGCCGCGTCGGCCGGGCCTCCAGGGGCCCGCTGGGCACCTGCGTCTGCCGGGCCTCCGAGGCTCCGGTGTGCGGCAACGACGGCCGCTCCTACCAGAGTCTCTGCGCGCTCCAAGCGGAGAACCGAGCCGCCCGCCTCCGAGGCCGCCTTCCAGTCGTGCCGGTGGAAAAGGGCGGCTGCGGCCGCCCAG GGTCCAGAAGTCCAGGCAGTCTCAGGGACAAATATAACTTCATTGCTGAAGTGGTGGAGAAGGTCGCACCATCTGTGGTACACCTGGAGCTGTTCCGCAG GTCACCTTTAAGCAATGAGTATACTCATGCATCCAGTGGCTCAGGGTTCATAGTTTCTGAGGATGGGCTCATTGTTACCAATGCTCATGTCCTCACTAATCGACAGCGAATCAATGTGGAACTCCAGAGTGGGGCCAAATATGAAGCAACTGTGAAAGACATTGACCAAAAAATTGACCTGGCTCTCATCAAGATTGAGCCAAAG ACTGACCTTCCTGTTTTGTTCTTGGGAAGATCGTCAAACTTGCAAGCAGGAGAGTTTGTAGTGGCTCTAGGCAGCCCCTTTTCCCTTCAGAATACAGTGACTGCAGGAATTGTTAGCACCACTCAACGAGGAGGCAAAGAACTGGGCTTGAAGGACTCTGACATGGACTACATTCAGACAGATGCCATCATCAAT CATGGGAATTCAGGGGGGCCTCTGCTGAACTTG GATGGTGAAGTCATTGGCATAAACACCCTGAAGGTGACGGCAGGAATTTCCTTTGCTATTCCCTCAGATCGAATTCGTCAATTCTTGGAAGAATTTTATCAGCGCCAGTTAAAAG GAAAAGTTCTTTCCCAGAAGAAATATTTAGGCCTCCGGATGCTGCCTCTTTCTATGCG CCTTCTCCAAGAAATGAAGAATCAGGATCCAGATTTCCCTGATGTGAGTTCTGGGGTCTTTGTCTATGAAGTGATTCAAGGAACTCCTGCGGCAAG CTCTGGGATTCGAAACCATGATGTGATTACCAGCATAAATGGACAACCTGTCACTTCCATCACAGATGTCATTGAAGCTGTGAAAGAGAGTGACTTCATTTCCTTAGTGGTTCGGCGGAGAAATGAGGATGTGGTCCTGACAATCATCCCTGAAATTATTGATTAA